Part of the Deltaproteobacteria bacterium genome is shown below.
TGCTGGGGACGAGCCTGACCGTCCTCGCCGTCGTCCGGCACGTGGTGCGGCGAGTGGCGCGCGAACGGTGAGAGCCTGGGCAGGGAACCCGCTCGCCCAGCCGGCGGGTTTCGGGTAGCGTTGGCGAGCCGTGCACCGTACGCTGCGCCTGCAGCTGATCGCGATCGTGGTGGCCACCGTCGCCACCGTGCTGGCCGCCTCCCAGTGGCTCGACACCCGCCTCTCGGAGAGCGCCCTCGAACACGACCTCGAGGAGCGTGCGGTTCTCTACCTGCGTACGGTCGAGTCACTCTGGGGGCGCACCGGTGCCGAGGCGCTGCGCCGCAAGCTCCAGACGCTGGTCGACGGCGACCGCGAGCTCACCGCGGTGGACGTGCTCCGGCAGCGGGCGGGCCGCTTCGAGCTCGCGCTCACCACCCGGCCGGCGGGCGAGAGCGCACCGCTCGAGCTCGATGCCGCGCAGCAGGCCGCGCTCCTGGCCGAGGGGGTCCTGCGCACCGCGACCGCGACCGAGGGCCGTGAGGGCGCGGAGATCTGGCGCATGGCCGGCCCGCTCGTGCGCGACGGTGCGCTGGCGGGCGCGGTGCAGGTGGAGTTCTCCCTCCTCGAGGTCGCACGCCTCGAGCGCCGGCTGCGCAGCATCGGGGGCATATTCCTGGTGTCCTCGATCGGGCTCATCTCGTTTCTCCTGGCGCTCTTCCTCGAGCGGCGGGTGGGGCACCCGGTGGCGGCGCTCGTCGGCGGCATGCGCCGCGCCGAGGCGGGCGAGCTCGAGGCGCGCGTCAGCGTGCCGGGGGGCGGGGAGTTCGCCTTCCTGGCGGGGAGCTTCAATCGCATGCTGGCGCGGCTCGAGGACCTGACCGCCGGGCTCGAGTCGCGGGTGCGCCAGGCGACGCGCGAGCTGGCCGACGCGAACCGCGAGCTCAAGGAGGCGAACGAGAAGCTCTGGAGCGCGCAGCTCGAGGTCGGCCGCAGCGAGCGGCTGGCCGCCCTCGGGCAGATGGCCGCCACCATCGCCCACGAGCTGGGCACGCCGCTCAACTCGGTGCTCGGCTACACCCAGCTTCTCCTGCGCGAGGACCTGCCGGCCGAACACGCGAACAAGCTCGCGGTGATCGAGTCGCAGGTGCAGCGCATGATCGAGACCATCCGCAGCGTGCTCGGCCGCACCCGCGATCGCGAGATCGGCCGTGGTCCGGTGGCGCTCGCGCCGCTGGTCACCGAGGCGCTCGCGCTGGTCGCGACCCGCCTCGCGGGCCGCGCGCTCGTGCTGCGCAGCGAGGTCCCGCCCGACCTCCCGCCAGTGCCGGGCGACGTGGCCGCGCTGCGCCAGGTGCTCATCAACCTCCTCGCCAACGCCATCGACGCCACCGAGCCGCCGGGTACGATCGTGGTCGGCGCCGGCGTGCTCTCCCCGAACGGCCGCGGGCCGCACCTGGAGATCACGGTCCGCGACAGCGGCCACGGCATGCCGGAGGACGAGATCCGGCGCGTCTTCGAGCCCTTTTACACCACCAAGGCGCCCGGGCGCGGCACCGGCCTCGGGCTCGCCATCGTGGACCACGTCGTGCGCGCGCACGGCGGCCAGGTCGTGGTCGAGTCGAGCCCGGGCCGGGGCACGACGATGCACGTGCGCCTGCCGCTGGAGGCCTGATGCCGCGCCTCCTCGTGGTCGACGACGACGCCGTCACCTGCCGGCTCCTGGCCGACGTCTTCCAGCGCGACGGCTACACCGTGATCGGCGAGACCGATCCGGAGCGGGCGCTCACGCGGGTCGCGGACGAGCCGGTCGATCTCGCCATCCTCGACGTGCAGATGCCGGAGATGGACGGCCTCGCCCTCCTGCGCGGGCTGCGCGCGCGGCTGCCCGACCTTCCCGTCGTCATCATGACCGCCTTCGGCTCGATCGACTCGGCGGTGCAGGCGATCGCCTCGGGCGCCGTCGACTACGTGAGCAAGCCGATGGACGTGGAGGAGATCCGCGCGACGGTGCGGAAGGCGCTCGGGCGCACGGCGGAAGCGCAAGCGACGCTCCCGGTGGCGGGCGAGCAGCTGGGCGGGGTGGTGGGCCGCTCGCCCGCCATGGTCGAGGTGTACAAGACGATCGCGCGCGTCGCGTCCGCGCGCAGCACGGTGCTCATTCTCGGCGAGAGCGGCACGGGCAAGGAGCTCGTCGCGCGCGCCATCCACGAGAACGGCCCGCGCCGCAAGCGGCCGTTCGTGGCCGTCGACTGCGGCGGCCTCACCGAGACCCTGCTCGAGAGCGAGCTCTTCGGGCACGTGCGCGGCGCCTTCACCGGCGCGGTCGGTGACGCGCCCGGGCTCTTCGCCGAGGCCGATGGCGGCACGATCTTCCTGGACGAGATCGGCGACGTGTCGCCGGCGCTCCAGGCGAAGCTCCTGCGCGTGCTCCAGGAGCATCAGATCCGGCCGGTGGGCGGCTCGGCGTGGCGGGCGGTCGACGTGCGCGTCATCGCCGCGACCAACCGTGATCTGGCAGGCGCGGTCGAGGAGGGGCGCTTCCGCGAGGACCTCTACTATCGCTTGAAGGTGGTGACGCTCCAGCTCCCGCCGCTGCGCGAGCGGCGCGAGGACATCCCGCTGCTCGTCGATCACCTGGTGCGGCGCGCGGCGCACGAGTGCCGCAAGACGGTGTCCGGGGTCTCCGAGCAGGCGCTCGCGTTGCTGCGCACCTACGGCTGGCCCGGCAACGT
Proteins encoded:
- a CDS encoding HAMP domain-containing protein → MHRTLRLQLIAIVVATVATVLAASQWLDTRLSESALEHDLEERAVLYLRTVESLWGRTGAEALRRKLQTLVDGDRELTAVDVLRQRAGRFELALTTRPAGESAPLELDAAQQAALLAEGVLRTATATEGREGAEIWRMAGPLVRDGALAGAVQVEFSLLEVARLERRLRSIGGIFLVSSIGLISFLLALFLERRVGHPVAALVGGMRRAEAGELEARVSVPGGGEFAFLAGSFNRMLARLEDLTAGLESRVRQATRELADANRELKEANEKLWSAQLEVGRSERLAALGQMAATIAHELGTPLNSVLGYTQLLLREDLPAEHANKLAVIESQVQRMIETIRSVLGRTRDREIGRGPVALAPLVTEALALVATRLAGRALVLRSEVPPDLPPVPGDVAALRQVLINLLANAIDATEPPGTIVVGAGVLSPNGRGPHLEITVRDSGHGMPEDEIRRVFEPFYTTKAPGRGTGLGLAIVDHVVRAHGGQVVVESSPGRGTTMHVRLPLEA
- a CDS encoding sigma-54-dependent Fis family transcriptional regulator, which encodes MPRLLVVDDDAVTCRLLADVFQRDGYTVIGETDPERALTRVADEPVDLAILDVQMPEMDGLALLRGLRARLPDLPVVIMTAFGSIDSAVQAIASGAVDYVSKPMDVEEIRATVRKALGRTAEAQATLPVAGEQLGGVVGRSPAMVEVYKTIARVASARSTVLILGESGTGKELVARAIHENGPRRKRPFVAVDCGGLTETLLESELFGHVRGAFTGAVGDAPGLFAEADGGTIFLDEIGDVSPALQAKLLRVLQEHQIRPVGGSAWRAVDVRVIAATNRDLAGAVEEGRFREDLYYRLKVVTLQLPPLRERREDIPLLVDHLVRRAAHECRKTVSGVSEQALALLRTYGWPGNVRELAHVLERGVALAQHEVLTAEDLPDELRRSAPGPARATLEDRPTLAELKRRYVHRVFEESGGNVSRAAQVLGVDRRSLYRMLQRYGVSPRGGEPG